From one Bordetella genomosp. 9 genomic stretch:
- the hutU gene encoding urocanate hydratase, whose product MTATKNARIDPSRKIRAPRGNTLSCRNWLIEAAYRMIQNNLDAEVAEHPDQLVVYGGIGRAARDWPSFDKILEVLRRLQPDETLLIQSGKPVGVFRTHEDAPRVLLANSNLVPHWATWEHFHELDRKGLMMYGQMTAGSWIYIGSQGIVQGTYETFYSVANRHFGGDPKGRWILTAGLGGMGGAQPLAATMAGFSMIAVECDESRIDFRLRTRYIDVKAKTLDEALGLLEQPKTQGKAVSIGLLGNAADVLAEMVQRGITPDCVTDQTSAHDPLNGYLPQGWTMEEWKARRNDEPDAVVRAAKQSMAGHVRAMLTLQERGAATLDYGNNIRQMALEMGVENAFDFPGFVPAYIRPLFCEGIGPFRWAALSGDPEDIYKTDAKVKELIPHDKHLHNWLDMARERIAFQGLPARICWVGVRDRARLGLAFNEMVRTGELSAPVVIGRDHLDSGSVASPNRETESMRDGSDAVSDWPLLNALLNTAGGATWVSLHHGGGVGMGFSQHAGVVIVCDGTEAADRRIARVLHNDPATGVMRHADAGYEEAIACARDAGLDLPMLGR is encoded by the coding sequence ATGACCGCTACGAAAAACGCCCGCATCGACCCCTCGCGCAAGATCCGCGCGCCGCGCGGCAATACCCTGAGCTGCAGGAACTGGCTGATCGAAGCCGCCTACCGCATGATCCAGAACAACCTGGACGCGGAAGTGGCCGAGCATCCGGATCAGTTGGTGGTGTACGGCGGCATCGGCCGCGCCGCGCGCGACTGGCCGTCCTTCGACAAGATCCTGGAAGTGCTGCGCCGCCTGCAGCCCGACGAAACGCTGCTGATCCAGTCCGGCAAGCCGGTCGGCGTGTTCCGGACCCATGAAGACGCCCCGCGCGTGCTGCTGGCCAATTCCAACCTGGTGCCGCATTGGGCCACCTGGGAACACTTCCACGAACTCGACCGCAAGGGCCTGATGATGTACGGCCAGATGACGGCCGGCAGCTGGATCTACATCGGCTCCCAGGGCATCGTGCAAGGCACCTACGAAACCTTCTATTCGGTGGCCAACCGCCATTTCGGCGGCGATCCCAAGGGCCGCTGGATCCTGACGGCGGGCCTGGGCGGGATGGGCGGCGCGCAGCCGCTGGCCGCCACCATGGCCGGCTTCAGCATGATCGCGGTGGAGTGCGACGAGTCGCGCATCGACTTCCGCCTGCGCACCCGCTATATCGACGTGAAAGCCAAGACCCTGGACGAAGCGCTGGGCCTGCTGGAGCAGCCCAAGACCCAGGGCAAGGCCGTGTCCATCGGCTTGTTGGGCAATGCCGCCGACGTGCTGGCGGAAATGGTCCAGCGCGGTATCACGCCCGACTGCGTGACCGACCAGACCTCCGCCCACGATCCCTTGAACGGCTACCTGCCGCAGGGCTGGACGATGGAAGAATGGAAAGCCCGCCGCAACGACGAACCGGATGCCGTGGTGCGCGCGGCCAAGCAATCCATGGCCGGCCACGTGCGCGCCATGCTGACGCTGCAGGAACGCGGTGCGGCGACGCTGGACTACGGCAACAATATCCGCCAGATGGCGCTGGAAATGGGCGTGGAGAACGCCTTCGATTTCCCCGGTTTCGTGCCCGCCTATATCCGCCCGCTGTTCTGCGAAGGCATCGGTCCGTTCCGCTGGGCCGCGCTGTCGGGCGATCCGGAGGACATCTACAAGACGGACGCCAAGGTCAAGGAACTGATCCCGCACGACAAGCATCTGCACAACTGGCTGGACATGGCGCGCGAACGCATCGCCTTCCAGGGCCTGCCGGCGCGCATCTGCTGGGTGGGCGTGCGCGATCGCGCGCGGCTGGGGTTGGCCTTCAATGAGATGGTCCGCACCGGGGAACTGAGCGCGCCCGTGGTCATCGGCCGCGATCACCTGGATTCCGGCTCGGTGGCCAGCCCGAACCGTGAAACGGAATCGATGCGGGACGGCTCGGACGCGGTGTCCGACTGGCCCTTGCTGAATGCCCTGCTGAACACCGCCGGCGGCGCGACCTGGGTGTCGCTGCACCATGGCGGCGGCGTCGGCATGGGGTTCTCGCAGCACGCCGGCGTGGTCATCGTGTGCGATGGCACCGAAGCGGCGGATCGCCGCATCGCGCGTGTGCTGCACAACGACCCTGCGACGGGCGTCATGCGCCACGCGGACGCCGGCTACGAAGAAGCCATCGCCTGCGCGCGCGACGCCGGACTGGACCTGCCGATGCTGGGCCGCTGA
- a CDS encoding Bug family tripartite tricarboxylate transporter substrate binding protein, which translates to MKLSLSLRLAACAAGALIAASAAPVHAADAYPSKPVTIIVPFGAGGVADAIPRIVGQKLNEMWGVPVIIENRPGASGNLGMGQVARAAADGYTLGLAPAGNLTVNPLLYTNLNFDTAHAFAPITLLATSPNILVVNPALPAKDFKSFIEYAKSKPGKLNFASPGAGSGAHLAGELLNQSAGISTMHIPYNGMAPAVTDVVAGNVDMMFAGVSSVLPFIRSGKLRALAIAGPHRLPQLPDVPTVAESGYPGFDVTSWYGLVAPAKTPPAVLAKLAQDVATVLKDPAVRQKFEDQGVEPSSITSQAFAAMIQDESRKWADIVKTAGIKPIQ; encoded by the coding sequence ATGAAACTGTCTCTGAGCCTGCGCCTGGCGGCTTGCGCCGCCGGCGCCCTCATCGCGGCATCCGCCGCGCCCGTGCACGCGGCGGATGCCTATCCTTCCAAGCCCGTGACCATCATCGTGCCGTTCGGCGCGGGCGGCGTCGCCGACGCCATCCCGCGCATCGTCGGGCAGAAGCTCAACGAAATGTGGGGCGTGCCGGTCATCATCGAAAACCGCCCCGGCGCCTCCGGCAACCTGGGCATGGGCCAAGTCGCCCGCGCCGCCGCCGACGGCTACACGCTGGGCCTGGCGCCGGCCGGCAACCTGACCGTCAACCCGCTGCTCTACACCAACCTGAACTTCGACACGGCCCACGCCTTCGCGCCCATCACGCTGCTGGCGACCTCGCCCAACATCCTGGTCGTGAACCCCGCCCTGCCGGCCAAGGACTTCAAGTCCTTCATCGAATACGCCAAGAGCAAGCCGGGCAAGCTGAACTTCGCCTCGCCCGGCGCCGGCAGCGGCGCGCACCTGGCCGGCGAGCTGCTGAACCAATCCGCCGGCATCAGCACCATGCATATCCCGTACAACGGCATGGCGCCCGCCGTCACCGACGTGGTCGCGGGCAACGTGGACATGATGTTCGCCGGCGTTTCCAGCGTGCTGCCCTTCATCCGCAGCGGCAAGCTGCGCGCCCTGGCCATCGCCGGACCGCATCGGCTGCCGCAGCTGCCCGACGTCCCCACCGTCGCCGAAAGCGGCTACCCGGGTTTCGACGTGACGTCGTGGTACGGCCTGGTCGCTCCCGCCAAGACGCCGCCCGCCGTCCTGGCCAAGCTGGCGCAGGACGTCGCGACCGTCCTGAAGGATCCGGCCGTGCGGCAGAAGTTCGAAGACCAGGGCGTGGAGCCCTCCAGCATTACATCGCAAGCCTTCGCCGCCATGATCCAGGACGAGTCCCGCAAGTGGGCGGACATCGTCAAGACGGCGGGCATCAAGCCTATCCAGTAA
- a CDS encoding ornithine cyclodeaminase family protein, with protein sequence MQSIDITYLNGPDVKALNITDAEILAAVEGALRAQGLGKTVIEPRVHLVPESSDKGHFNVLRGYIEPLHVAGVKVVSDFVDNYKVDLPSEMALLNLFDPVTGKPLAIVDATAITDMRTGAVTALGAKHLARRDSKILGHIGARGTSYWNVRLLDSIFNFDEIRVHSRRPESRQAFGDRLSRDLGKPVKVVEDWESCVRDADIVVEASRLPKPTPLLKTEWIKPGALVMPYGTMSAVELSLTDIMSKVVVDDWGQCRKGLPFGSLRAHVDSDRITQENLHAEIGQIVAGLKPGRENDQETILFWHRGLSTTDIALGQAMLDKAKRLGIGQTLKYA encoded by the coding sequence ATGCAGTCCATCGACATTACCTACCTGAACGGGCCCGACGTCAAAGCCCTGAACATCACCGATGCCGAGATCCTGGCCGCGGTGGAAGGCGCCCTGCGCGCGCAGGGCCTGGGCAAGACCGTGATCGAGCCGCGCGTGCACCTGGTGCCGGAATCCTCGGACAAGGGCCACTTCAACGTGCTGCGCGGCTACATCGAGCCGCTGCACGTGGCCGGCGTCAAGGTGGTCAGCGATTTCGTCGACAACTACAAGGTCGACCTGCCGTCCGAAATGGCCTTGCTGAACCTGTTCGATCCGGTCACCGGCAAGCCGCTGGCCATCGTCGATGCGACTGCCATCACCGACATGCGCACCGGCGCGGTCACCGCGCTGGGCGCCAAGCACCTGGCGCGGCGCGACAGCAAGATACTGGGCCACATCGGGGCGCGCGGCACCTCGTACTGGAACGTGCGCCTGCTGGACAGCATCTTCAATTTCGACGAGATCCGCGTGCACTCGCGCCGTCCCGAAAGCCGCCAGGCCTTTGGCGACCGCCTGTCGCGCGACCTGGGCAAGCCGGTCAAGGTGGTGGAAGATTGGGAATCCTGCGTGCGCGACGCTGACATCGTCGTCGAAGCCTCGCGCCTGCCCAAGCCCACGCCGCTGCTCAAGACGGAATGGATCAAGCCGGGCGCGCTGGTCATGCCCTACGGCACCATGAGCGCGGTCGAGCTCTCGCTGACGGACATCATGTCCAAGGTGGTGGTCGACGATTGGGGCCAGTGCCGCAAGGGCCTGCCCTTCGGTTCGCTGCGCGCCCACGTGGACAGCGACCGCATCACCCAGGAAAACCTGCACGCCGAGATCGGCCAGATCGTGGCCGGCCTGAAGCCGGGACGCGAGAACGATCAGGAGACCATCCTGTTCTGGCATCGCGGCCTGTCGACGACGGACATCGCGCTGGGGCAGGCGATGCTGGACAAGGCCAAGCGACTCGGTATCGGGCAGACCTTGAAGTACGCCTGA
- a CDS encoding phosphate/phosphite/phosphonate ABC transporter substrate-binding protein, translating into MTATPLIASTRMYDVAPSAKTAWHALLAEAHRRAGLHVTFVEHGWPTPIGELWARPGLCGAFMCGWPFAQALRGGKAYTAVAAVVPDLPGYDDQARYRSAFLVREDAPWQRLEDAFGSRYGWMVRDSQSGWNAPRRLLARHAAARGDSLFQEVKGPYGNPRGLLRALRDGEIDLTAVDGWYLDLLRVHDADALQGLRAIGYTDWTPNPLLVSGQDVDPATSERLTAALLGMHTDAGTRELLRAAHVARFTAADPRAYEVLLDHDSDRSYPEIR; encoded by the coding sequence ATGACCGCTACGCCTTTGATCGCATCGACCCGCATGTACGACGTCGCGCCGTCCGCCAAGACGGCGTGGCATGCGCTGCTGGCCGAGGCACATCGGCGGGCGGGCCTGCACGTGACCTTTGTCGAACACGGTTGGCCGACGCCGATCGGTGAACTCTGGGCGCGCCCCGGCCTGTGCGGCGCATTCATGTGCGGCTGGCCGTTCGCGCAAGCATTGCGCGGCGGCAAGGCTTATACGGCGGTGGCCGCCGTCGTGCCGGATTTGCCCGGTTACGACGACCAGGCGCGTTATCGCAGCGCCTTCCTGGTGCGCGAAGATGCGCCCTGGCAGCGGCTGGAGGATGCGTTCGGCAGCCGCTACGGGTGGATGGTGCGCGACTCCCAGTCCGGCTGGAACGCGCCCCGGCGCCTGCTCGCCCGCCATGCGGCGGCGCGCGGGGACTCGCTGTTCCAGGAAGTCAAAGGTCCTTATGGCAACCCACGTGGCCTGCTGCGCGCCTTGCGCGATGGCGAAATCGACCTGACGGCCGTGGACGGGTGGTATCTGGACCTGCTGCGCGTGCATGACGCAGACGCGCTACAGGGCCTGCGCGCGATCGGATATACGGATTGGACGCCGAATCCCTTGCTCGTCAGCGGACAGGATGTCGACCCCGCGACGTCCGAGCGCCTGACAGCCGCGCTGCTCGGCATGCACACCGACGCCGGCACCAGGGAATTGCTGCGCGCGGCGCACGTCGCGCGCTTCACGGCCGCGGACCCGCGTGCCTACGAAGTACTGCTCGACCACGATAGCGACCGCAGCTATCCGGAGATCCGCTAG
- a CDS encoding SDR family NAD(P)-dependent oxidoreductase codes for MADQKTVLILGASRGLGLALAEEYCGKGWHVIATTRSQSPQLEALRERSVCELEIQSVDITDLASVRELHARLQGRTLDTLFVNAGICKANELTPLQGDEQDFIDMMLTNALSPMRVIEVFQDMVARDGVIAVMSSELGSITNNEGFWELYSSSKAALNMLMKAYASRHAGGTQALLLVAPGWVRTEMGGSNAALDVSESIPLVVDTVERHAGRPGLRYIDRHGATLPW; via the coding sequence ATGGCCGATCAGAAAACCGTACTTATCCTGGGCGCGTCACGCGGCCTGGGCCTGGCGCTGGCCGAGGAATACTGCGGCAAGGGCTGGCACGTCATCGCCACCACGCGCAGCCAGTCTCCGCAACTCGAAGCCTTGCGCGAACGCAGCGTCTGCGAACTGGAAATCCAGTCCGTCGACATCACCGACCTGGCGTCGGTACGTGAACTGCACGCTCGCCTGCAAGGCCGCACGCTGGACACGCTGTTCGTCAATGCCGGCATCTGCAAGGCGAACGAACTGACCCCGCTGCAAGGCGACGAACAGGATTTCATCGACATGATGCTGACCAACGCGCTCAGCCCCATGCGGGTCATCGAAGTCTTCCAGGACATGGTTGCGCGCGATGGCGTCATCGCTGTCATGTCCTCGGAGCTGGGCAGCATCACCAACAACGAAGGCTTCTGGGAGCTGTACAGTTCCAGCAAGGCCGCGTTGAACATGTTGATGAAGGCCTACGCGTCGCGCCATGCCGGCGGCACGCAAGCCCTGCTGCTGGTCGCGCCCGGATGGGTGCGTACCGAGATGGGCGGCAGCAACGCCGCCCTGGACGTCTCGGAAAGCATCCCGCTGGTGGTCGACACCGTAGAGCGCCATGCCGGCCGGCCAGGACTGCGATACATCGACCGGCACGGCGCAACGCTGCCCTGGTAG
- a CDS encoding polysaccharide deacetylase family protein: MSTYTWPHGARAVVLPTVNFDAESFDLKEVPTERMFGRYSYGRYAVRAGFPRLVELFEKHEVPATFFVPGTDARRHPELIRELAAQGHEIAARGVDLENFATLGDKETQVLKESRDILADLAGVAPQGFRAPGGELSSRTLDHLADLGFIYDASFQDADYPYVFGLSGDKKLVELPSSFALDDAPVYSARHTHARLQTIWRDEIAAMHAEGTLIPITLNLRGDFGSTRAARIAVLDTLLTELRQLGDVRFMTCQQLAEHTLSLNLAPEPDPHRAHAETLANTVYRGDLAIRPL, encoded by the coding sequence ATGAGCACGTATACCTGGCCCCATGGCGCCCGCGCGGTCGTCCTGCCGACCGTGAACTTCGACGCCGAGTCCTTCGATCTGAAGGAAGTCCCCACCGAACGCATGTTCGGCCGCTATTCCTACGGCCGCTACGCGGTGCGCGCGGGGTTTCCCCGCCTGGTGGAGCTGTTCGAAAAGCATGAAGTGCCGGCGACGTTCTTCGTCCCCGGCACGGATGCCCGCCGGCATCCCGAGCTGATCCGCGAGCTGGCCGCCCAGGGACATGAGATCGCCGCGCGCGGCGTGGACCTGGAAAACTTCGCCACCCTGGGCGACAAGGAAACCCAGGTGCTGAAGGAATCGCGCGACATCCTGGCCGACCTTGCCGGCGTGGCGCCGCAGGGCTTCCGCGCGCCGGGCGGCGAGTTGTCGTCCCGGACGCTGGATCACCTGGCGGACCTGGGTTTCATCTACGACGCCAGCTTCCAGGACGCCGACTACCCCTACGTGTTCGGCCTGTCGGGCGACAAGAAGCTGGTGGAGCTGCCTTCGAGCTTCGCGCTGGACGACGCGCCGGTGTATTCGGCCCGCCATACGCATGCGCGCCTGCAGACGATCTGGCGTGACGAGATCGCCGCCATGCATGCGGAAGGCACGCTGATTCCCATCACCTTGAACCTGCGCGGGGATTTCGGCTCCACGCGCGCGGCGCGTATCGCGGTGCTGGATACCTTGCTGACCGAGCTCAGGCAACTGGGCGACGTGCGCTTCATGACCTGCCAGCAACTGGCGGAACATACGCTGTCGCTGAACCTGGCGCCGGAGCCGGATCCCCATCGCGCGCACGCCGAAACGCTGGCGAACACGGTGTACCGCGGCGATCTGGCGATCCGGCCGCTGTAG
- a CDS encoding polysaccharide deacetylase family protein, producing the protein MRQTTFPESMRCVVLIGIDFDGPSHEVGRGIAPLGKHSWGNYSARCGVPRHMEMLDRHNIKGTFFVPGYDAERHPMTIEDIDRNGFEVAAHGYLHEAWELKAEEEEALLRKTDGILRDIIKKPVLGWRSPSGRKSDKTMKVLKSLGYIYDSSDKDYDRPYRLRFGKTQDDVIVELPNNTYSLDDFPFYKFSYTPPSEVLAQWKSEFDAIYRNDRFFVMSLHPRAGWGSGTPSRTKALSDLIAYMKTHDGVQFMESRAFAQWCLDNSNNLEEVSFA; encoded by the coding sequence ATGAGACAAACGACATTTCCGGAATCGATGCGCTGCGTCGTGCTGATCGGCATCGATTTCGACGGCCCCAGCCACGAAGTGGGGCGCGGCATTGCGCCCTTGGGCAAGCACTCCTGGGGCAACTATTCCGCCCGCTGCGGCGTGCCGCGGCACATGGAAATGCTGGACCGCCACAATATCAAGGGCACGTTCTTCGTCCCGGGCTATGACGCCGAACGGCATCCCATGACCATCGAGGACATCGACCGCAACGGTTTCGAAGTCGCCGCGCACGGCTATCTGCACGAGGCCTGGGAACTCAAGGCGGAGGAAGAAGAAGCCCTGCTGCGCAAGACCGACGGCATCCTGCGCGACATCATCAAGAAGCCCGTGCTGGGCTGGCGCTCGCCGTCCGGCCGCAAGAGCGACAAGACCATGAAGGTGCTGAAGTCGCTGGGCTATATCTACGATTCCAGCGACAAGGACTACGACCGTCCGTACCGGCTGCGCTTCGGCAAGACGCAGGACGACGTCATCGTCGAACTGCCCAACAACACCTACAGCCTGGACGATTTCCCGTTCTACAAGTTCAGCTATACGCCCCCGTCGGAAGTGCTGGCGCAATGGAAGTCGGAGTTCGATGCGATCTATCGCAACGACCGGTTCTTCGTGATGTCGCTGCATCCGCGCGCGGGCTGGGGCTCCGGTACGCCGTCGCGCACCAAGGCGCTGTCCGACCTGATCGCCTATATGAAGACGCACGACGGCGTGCAATTCATGGAGTCGCGCGCTTTCGCCCAATGGTGCCTGGACAACAGCAACAATCTTGAAGAGGTGTCGTTCGCATGA
- a CDS encoding Bug family tripartite tricarboxylate transporter substrate binding protein, with translation MKKAFKLDLPRGGVFAGKLARISAALALGAAIAAPGAASAQDGDKYPSHAIRLIVPFAAGGGTDIQARIVAQEVGKVLGQTIVVENRPGAGGGIGAAFVGQAKPDGYTLLVGSTGTHGANQFLYSKLPYDPVKDFTPITVLATFDNVVVVPESSRIQTLKELVDTAKANPGKLNYGVTTVGSSAHLAVEKFNRDAGIKASGVPYNGAGQATTDLLAGRLDYMLDLVGTQIGNIKAGKVRPIATTALKRNAVLPEVPTIAESGYPGFSAVGWVGLFGPAGMPQSTVDTLYKAIEKVYASPDFQATMRARSFDIAYMPPAEFDKFLVNERQKWGTVVRESNIKLD, from the coding sequence ATGAAAAAGGCTTTCAAACTCGATCTGCCGCGCGGCGGCGTCTTCGCGGGCAAGCTGGCCCGGATCTCGGCAGCGCTCGCATTGGGCGCCGCCATTGCTGCGCCCGGCGCCGCGTCCGCGCAGGACGGCGACAAGTATCCCTCGCATGCGATCCGCCTGATCGTGCCTTTCGCGGCGGGCGGCGGCACGGATATCCAGGCGCGCATCGTCGCGCAGGAAGTGGGCAAGGTGCTGGGCCAGACCATCGTGGTCGAGAACCGGCCCGGCGCCGGCGGCGGCATCGGCGCGGCCTTCGTGGGCCAGGCCAAGCCGGACGGCTATACCTTGCTGGTGGGATCGACCGGCACGCACGGCGCGAACCAGTTCCTGTACTCCAAGCTGCCCTATGACCCGGTGAAGGATTTCACGCCGATCACGGTGCTGGCGACGTTCGACAACGTCGTCGTGGTGCCGGAGTCTTCCAGGATCCAGACCTTGAAAGAGCTGGTGGATACGGCCAAGGCCAATCCGGGCAAGCTCAATTACGGCGTGACCACGGTGGGCAGCTCCGCCCACCTGGCGGTGGAAAAGTTCAACCGCGACGCCGGCATCAAGGCCAGCGGCGTGCCGTACAACGGCGCGGGCCAGGCCACGACGGACCTGCTGGCCGGTCGCCTGGACTATATGCTGGACCTCGTCGGCACGCAGATCGGCAACATCAAGGCCGGCAAGGTGCGGCCCATCGCCACGACGGCGCTGAAGCGCAATGCCGTGCTGCCCGAAGTGCCGACCATCGCGGAATCCGGCTATCCTGGCTTCAGCGCGGTGGGCTGGGTAGGCCTGTTCGGGCCGGCGGGCATGCCGCAGTCGACGGTGGATACGCTGTACAAGGCCATCGAGAAGGTTTATGCGTCGCCTGACTTCCAGGCCACCATGCGCGCCCGCTCTTTCGACATCGCCTACATGCCGCCCGCGGAGTTCGACAAGTTCCTGGTGAACGAACGCCAGAAGTGGGGCACCGTGGTGCGCGAATCGAACATCAAGCTGGATTGA
- a CDS encoding C45 family autoproteolytic acyltransferase/hydolase, producing MSRQQVTPFPLYEISGAPLERGRSYGEQARKRIARSIEHYSEQAARWKLERSEIDRIIHSYIPAVRKFDENYLTEMQGIADGAGVRLEDIFLLNARTEVMKLAFKPELRARLLGETNDGCTSVKVMREATADGRLIHAQNWDWKEECSETGVVLRILRDDGPDVLTFTEAGMLARSGFNSAGISITGNNLECDRDYRQIGVPLPLIRRKALESPYLAWALHAVYATPKTGSNNMAVCHHEGIAINFECAPDETFQLLPENGLLVHSNHWLSPIALGKLKDTGIAFSPCTLYREQRVRDLLTPDVGRITVDSVKQALLDDFQSPWSVCRPPRGDFGRDTRSATVSTVVMQPALGVMEVANLPALDPTFTTYELPRRQR from the coding sequence ATGAGCAGGCAGCAAGTGACACCGTTTCCCCTGTACGAGATCAGCGGGGCGCCGCTGGAGCGGGGGCGGTCCTATGGCGAACAAGCCAGGAAGCGCATCGCCCGCTCCATCGAGCACTACAGCGAGCAGGCCGCGCGATGGAAGCTGGAACGCAGCGAGATCGACAGGATTATCCATAGCTATATCCCGGCGGTGCGCAAGTTCGACGAGAACTACCTGACGGAGATGCAGGGCATCGCCGACGGCGCCGGCGTGCGCCTGGAGGACATCTTCCTGCTGAACGCGCGTACGGAAGTGATGAAGCTCGCATTCAAGCCGGAGCTGCGCGCGCGCCTGCTGGGCGAGACCAACGATGGCTGTACGTCGGTGAAGGTGATGCGCGAAGCGACCGCCGACGGCCGGCTGATCCACGCGCAGAACTGGGACTGGAAGGAAGAGTGTTCGGAGACCGGCGTGGTGCTGCGCATCCTGCGCGACGACGGTCCGGACGTGCTGACGTTTACCGAAGCGGGGATGCTGGCTCGCTCGGGCTTCAACTCGGCGGGGATTTCGATTACGGGAAACAACCTGGAATGCGATCGCGATTACCGGCAGATTGGTGTGCCGCTGCCTTTGATCCGCCGCAAGGCCCTGGAAAGCCCGTATCTGGCCTGGGCACTGCACGCGGTGTACGCGACCCCGAAGACGGGTTCGAACAATATGGCGGTCTGCCATCACGAAGGCATCGCGATCAACTTCGAGTGCGCACCGGACGAGACGTTCCAGCTCCTGCCGGAAAATGGCCTGCTGGTGCATTCGAATCATTGGCTGAGCCCGATCGCCCTGGGCAAGCTGAAGGACACGGGTATCGCGTTTTCGCCATGCACGCTGTATCGCGAGCAGCGCGTGCGCGACTTGCTGACGCCGGACGTCGGGCGCATTACCGTGGACTCCGTCAAGCAGGCGCTGCTGGATGACTTCCAGTCGCCGTGGTCGGTGTGCCGGCCGCCGCGTGGGGATTTCGGCCGGGATACGCGCAGCGCGACGGTGTCCACCGTCGTCATGCAGCCTGCGCTGGGCGTGATGGAAGTCGCCAACCTGCCGGCGCTGGATCCCACCTTTACCACGTATGAGCTGCCGCGGCGGCAGCGCTAA
- a CDS encoding LysR family transcriptional regulator, translating to MELDTLRKVNLNLLTVFELLMETRSATETAARLHTTQPGISRKLAELRRLLADPLFVLIKRQLVPTPRALEIRPVVREALAAIGGIMEDGGAFDPLKSSRTFRIAARHTIEWMLAPGLRSYCDSHAPQVRFSFVNMQGVALPEKQLEDHSIDIALGRFEEVGGRFRTHALYDDDRVCLLRKGHPFAGKKLTPGNFCKLRFVTTTDMFGKDNEVDAWLRKLGHQRRFDLYVSSMSHVPLILLQTDLAVTMPRRLATYVAQFHPLHVRELGFQLPKSHYNMVWHARWDDVPSHAWMRQVVADLMTTP from the coding sequence GTGGAACTGGATACTCTGCGCAAGGTCAACCTGAACCTGCTGACCGTTTTCGAACTGCTGATGGAAACGCGCAGCGCCACGGAGACGGCGGCGCGACTGCATACGACCCAGCCGGGCATCAGCAGAAAGCTCGCCGAATTGCGCCGCCTGCTGGCCGATCCCCTGTTCGTCCTGATAAAGCGGCAGCTTGTCCCTACCCCGCGCGCGCTGGAAATCCGCCCTGTCGTTCGCGAAGCCTTGGCCGCCATCGGCGGCATCATGGAAGACGGCGGCGCCTTCGATCCACTGAAGTCGTCCCGCACCTTTCGCATCGCCGCGCGCCACACCATCGAATGGATGCTGGCGCCGGGCTTGCGCAGCTATTGCGACAGCCACGCGCCGCAGGTGCGGTTCAGCTTCGTCAATATGCAAGGCGTGGCGTTGCCGGAAAAGCAGCTGGAAGATCATTCCATCGATATCGCGCTAGGCCGCTTCGAAGAGGTCGGCGGGCGGTTCCGCACGCACGCGCTCTATGATGACGATCGCGTCTGCCTGCTCAGAAAGGGCCATCCCTTCGCGGGCAAAAAACTTACCCCGGGCAACTTCTGCAAATTGCGGTTCGTGACCACCACCGACATGTTCGGCAAGGACAACGAGGTGGACGCATGGCTGCGCAAGCTGGGCCACCAGCGGCGCTTCGACTTGTACGTCTCCAGCATGAGCCATGTGCCGTTGATACTGCTGCAGACCGATCTGGCGGTGACCATGCCGCGCAGGCTGGCGACGTACGTCGCGCAATTTCATCCGCTGCACGTCCGCGAACTGGGATTTCAACTGCCCAAGTCGCACTACAACATGGTCTGGCATGCGCGGTGGGACGACGTGCCGTCGCATGCTTGGATGAGGCAAGTGGTCGCGGATTTGATGACCACGCCTTGA
- a CDS encoding DUF2489 domain-containing protein, which translates to MNDGEVLARRQIVALAEAMLAGKLSFLEGVVQVVDIKRRLSGIADEDPDFHVFLVIESETDHLPHEAQRPLWSATALDALEAEFLRTEEWAKCFAEQACKNLIARFTPSIGA; encoded by the coding sequence ATGAATGATGGTGAGGTCTTAGCGCGCAGGCAAATTGTTGCTTTAGCTGAAGCTATGTTGGCAGGAAAGCTTTCCTTTCTTGAGGGGGTCGTGCAGGTCGTCGACATCAAGCGTCGCTTGAGTGGAATTGCCGACGAGGATCCCGATTTTCACGTTTTTCTGGTCATTGAGTCTGAAACAGATCATCTACCACATGAAGCGCAGCGGCCACTGTGGTCCGCGACCGCACTGGACGCGCTGGAGGCCGAATTTCTGCGGACTGAGGAATGGGCGAAGTGCTTTGCCGAGCAAGCGTGTAAGAACTTGATCGCAAGGTTTACCCCATCAATTGGTGCTTGA